From a single Nicotiana tomentosiformis chromosome 2, ASM39032v3, whole genome shotgun sequence genomic region:
- the LOC117277585 gene encoding uncharacterized protein, producing MSLSAKNKIAFVDGSCPRPSTNDNLAILRQWDRCNNIVISWLTSSLSPVIAESVQYSETTERIWKQLERRYVAVNGTKKLWDELGTMRNNHGNSCTCASKPGIQKDEEEDKLHQFLMGLNEVYVGFRKSSSFSANMNNNPFSPKQYNQKIDFDQSRGNVFYKYCKKSCHTIDKYYKLHGFPQNFKFNKGKRVATNVSTEIGCPYPGLKSASPQICNGIPGPPYDDQASSIPGLTKQQYSQLMSLLQQTQISYDSDSQSNLMASANFAGSVLSLHVYFDNDSHACLLSGTSISEKVTSIGSVTLSPSLTLHQKLLELGKLDQGLYNLLHEHQSTPGSSFHKNVQPKNVFDIFFNKVVQNKSTLNSIPLVPSNDVHSINKHDVLWHHRMRHISIAKMKLIPSISVDLSSKQSFVCPVCPLARQNRVPFSHSTSISNSLDKLDPRAAPYVLVGYLFGKKGYKLYNLSTRSIFVSRDVVFHESIFPFLLSSPSPSSPVPSIPTDDYYPFQSKTSSFPCSIPSSLVASSDPPAIPSIPVPSDLCSVPPSEVRRNIMTHTLPSHLNNFITQLPPSLSRSTSTSLSATQIATTEPHSYTQHTSTLVCKLQKSLYGLKQASHQWYAKLSHALCSRGYISSLNDYSLFIKKSATSTVFLAVYVDDIIITGDYLHEISALKEFLNNQFKIKDLGLLNYFLGIEVLYDESGVILHQRKFIADLLHEFNCDSISAVVSPVELGVKLKSDDEELLPRPDTYRSLVGKLNFLTHTKPDLCFTVQHFSQFLKCLRVPHMNAALHILRYLKGTPNVGIFLNIP from the exons ATGTCTCTATCTGCCAAAAATAAAATTGCTTTTGTTGATGGCTCTTGTCCTAGACCTTCTACTAATGACAACCTTGCAATCTTACGACAGTGGGATAGGTGCAATAATATAGTAATCTCATGGTTAACCAGTTCACTCTCACCGGTTATTGCTGAGAGTGTCCAATACTCAGAAACTACTGAGAGAATTTGGAAACAACTGGAGCGTAGGTATGTGGCTGTAAATGGGACTAAG AAGCTTTGGGATGAGTTGGGCACAATGCGTAATAATCATGGTAATTCATGTACTTGTGCTTCTAAGCCAGGAATTCAAAAAGATGAGGAGGAGGATAAGCTTCATCAGTTTCTCATGGGTTTGAATGAAGTTTATGTAGGGTTTAGGA AGTCTTCTTCCTTTTCTGCCAATATGAACAATAATCCATTTTCTCCAAAACAGTACAATCAGAAGATAGACTTTGATCAATCCAGGGGCAATGTGTTCTATAAGTATTGTAAGAAATCATGTCACACAATTGACAAATATTATAAACTCCATGGGTTTCCCCAGAATTTCAAATTTAATAAAGGAAAGAGGGTAGCTACAAATGTGTCTACTGAGATTGGATGTCCATATCCTGGTTTGAAATCTGCTTCTCCCCAGATCTGTAATGGTATTCCTGGTCCACCCTATGATGATCAAGCTTCATCCATTCCTGGTTTAACCAAACAACAATATTCACAGCTTATGTCATTGCTGCAACAGACTCAAATTAGTTATGATTCTGACTCTCAATCCAACCTGATGGCTTCCGCCAACTTTGCTGGTAGTGTTTTATCTCTGCATGTTTATTTTGATAATGATTCTCATGCTTGTTTGCTATCTGGGACTAGTATCAGT GAAAAAGTTACTTCTATTGGATCTGTTACTCTGTCTCCTTCTTTGACTCTCCATCAA AAGCTTCTAGAACTTGGTAAATTGGACCAAGGACTTTACAATCTTCTTCATGAGCATCAGTCTACTCCTGGTTCTAGCTTCCATAAAAATGTACAACCTAAGAAtgtttttgatattttctttAATAAGGTTGTACAAAATAAAAGTACTTTGAACTctattcctttagttccttcaaatGATGTGCATAGTATAAATAAGCATGATGTACTTTGGCACCATAGGATGAGACATATTTCTATTGCTAAAATGAAGCTCATTCCTTCTATATCTGTTGATTTGTCTTCTAAACAATCTTTTGTATGTCCTGTTTGTCCACTAGCAAGGCAGAATAGAGTGCCTTTTTCTCATAGTACTTCTATCTCTAATTCCTT AGATAAACTAGATCCTAGAGCAGCTCCTTATGTGCTTGTTGGTTATCTATTTGGTAAGAAAGGGTACAAATTGTACAATCTGTCCACCAGAAGTATATTTGTCTCCAGAGATGTAGTATTCCATGAGTCCATTTTTCCATTCCTTTTGTCTTCTCCATCCCCTAGCTCTCCAGTCCCTTCTATTCCTACTGATGACTATTATCCTTTTCAATCTAAGACCTCTTCATTTCCTTGTTCTATCCCTTCTTCACTTGTTGCATCTTCTGATCCACCAGCCATCCCTTCTATTCCTGTACCTTCTGATTTATGTTCTGTCCCTCCTTCTGAAGTTAGAAGGAATATCATGACTCATACACTACCTTCCCATCTTAATAATTTTATTACACAACTTCCTCCTTCCCTTTCTAGATCTACTTCCACATCACTTTCTGCTACCCAAATAGCAACAACTGAGCCTCATTCTTATACTCAG CACACTTCTACTTTGGTTTGCAAGCTACAAAAGTCTCTTTATGGTCTAAAACAAGCATCTCATCAGTGGTATGCCAAATTATCACATGCTCTTTGCTCTAGGGGTTATATTTCTTCCCTAAATGACTATTCTCTCTTTATTAAGAAATCTGCCACTTCCACTGTTTTTCTTGCTGTGTATGTAGATGATATTATTATTACGGGTGATTACCTTCATGAAATTTCTGCCCTTAAGGAGTTTCTGAACAATCAATTTAAGATCAAAGATTTGGGTTTACTTAACTATTTTCTTGGTATTGAAGTCTTATATGATGAATCTGGGGTTATTCTTCATCAAAGAAAGTTCATTGCTGATTTACTTCATGAATTTAATTGTGATTCTATTTCAGCTGTGGTTTCTCCTGTTGAATTGGGTGTAAAACTGAAATCTGATGATGAGGAGTTGTTGCCTAGGCCTGACACTTATAGAAGCTTGGTTGGTAAACTTAATTTTCTCACCCACACTAAGCCTGATTTATGTTTTACTGTTCAGCACTTCAGTCAATTTCTCAAGTGTCTTAGGGTGCCTCATATGAATGCTGCTCTTCACATTTTGAGATATTTGAAAGGCACTCCTAATGTTGGGATTTTTCTCAATATCCCTTGA